The following are encoded together in the Culex pipiens pallens isolate TS chromosome 1, TS_CPP_V2, whole genome shotgun sequence genome:
- the LOC120422117 gene encoding CLIP domain-containing serine protease HP8-like, producing the protein MHTLLDRSEVRISFNWNFTVVSSLKMAHLAVLIILGLLQYTQQLPTEQVQVKQGSEVDPARELNLDLLPSTTCGRYIQNRIVGGQNASLMEFPWMALLGYVGPAGTDLHCMGTLISARYVLTGATCVFRKVPIFVRLGEHTIGTDKDCNVNDASDCAPPVQDLDIEYIVRHQSYNRRPNQNDIALIRLKEEVTFEDHIQPVCLPVTSELRTNNPAEYIIAGWGQTDPYGEVAATLQKATVPAVPDRDECQREFGNSSRVNITDGHLCAGERGGADTCNGDGGGPLGYPAQLNGIRFVQYGITSFGRLCGQGPSVYTNIAKYIDWIVANMQP; encoded by the exons atgcACACTCTGCTTGATAGGAGCGAGGTTCGAATCAGTTTCAATTGGAACTTCACCGTGGTCAGTTCGCTGAAAATGGCACATCTGGCGGTTCTTATCATCCTGGGGTTGCTCCAGTATACTCAGCAGCTACCGACCGAACAAGTGCAGGTCAAGCAGGGAAGTGAAGTGGATCCAGCGAGGGAGCTGAACTTGGATCTTCTACCAAGTACCACATGTGGCCGCTACATCCAGAACCGGATCGTGGGCGGACAAAACGCCTCCCTGATGGAGTTCCCCTGGATGGCGCTGTTGGGCTATGTTGGACCAGCGGGGACAGACCTGCACTGCATGGGAACGCTGATCAGCGCGCGTTACGTTCTGACGGGAGCAACTTGCGTGTTTAGGAAAGTGCC aattttcgtCCGATTGGGAGAGCACACCATCGGTACAGATAAGGATTGCAACGTGAACGACGCAAGCGACTGTGCTCCACCAGTGCAGGATCTTGACATTGAGTACATTGTACGCCACCAGAGTTACAATCGACGCCCGAATCAGAATGATATAGCGTTGATTCGACTAAAGGAGGAGGTCACATTCGAAG ATCACATCCAACCTGTCTGCCTCCCGGTGACATCGGAACTTCGAACCAACAATCCTGCCGAGTACAT CATAGCCGGATGGGGTCAAACGGATCCGTATGGTGAGGTAGCTGCGACCCTGCAGAAGGCAACGGTTCCCGCGGTTCCGGATCGCGACGAGTGTCAGCGGGAGTTTGGAAATTCCAGTCGAGTAAACATCACCGATGGACATCTCTGCGCCGGAGAACGCGGTGGAGCGGATACCTGCAACGGGGACGGTGGCGGCCCGTTGGGATATCCAGCTCAGTTGAACGGGATTCGCTTCGTTCAGTACGGCATAACTTCATTTGGTCGTTTATGTGGCCAAGGACCGTCAGTCTACACAAACATTGCCAAGTATATCGATTGGATCGTGGCCAACATGCAGCCATGA
- the LOC128093821 gene encoding uncharacterized protein LOC128093821 yields MIQPSTIRSSMIPSLPIWSSTIQSSPIRPSTIQSSPNRPSTRNMHRVGNSVVRRERRSDGSAVYGTRGHRCPADCLCARERGSCLHLSAWTFRRGEFIRNVEPAFEEIWNIMRSPKSYGKESPRWNYLPPCLIFSISKGFGFFGVEKKWYTGDIPPHTRYWYENAPSSERLKTLQALGLSEKPLLAGDGVPLTWTASWAFLWFILFSGLFSWPEALSEAIDTVHRRYLLASCPGPVTPDLYAESSGIVNTWGCTLMHWAARISPRQILKRFFVYEAPWIEDLIGVSDGTVASARMTLIENFT; encoded by the coding sequence ATGATCCAGCCTTCAACGATCCGGTCTTCAATGATCCCGTCTTTGCCGATCTGGTCTTCAACGATCCAGTCTTCGCCGATCCGGCCTTCAACGATCCAGTCTTCACCGAACCGGCCTTCAACGCGAAATATGCATCGAGTTGGGAATTCTGTCGTCCGTCGAGAACGGCGCTCCGATGGGTCAGCCGTTTACGGCACCCGTGGCCACCGTTGCCCTGCTGATTGTTTGTGCGCGCGGGAACGAGGTTCATGTCTTCACCTGTCTGCGTGGACGTTTCGGCGTGGAGAGTTTATTCGGAACGTCGAACCGGCTTTCGAGGAGATCTGGAACATTATGCGGTCTCCGAAATCTTATGGCAAGGAATCTCCGAGGTGGAATTATCTACCTCCCTGTTTAATCTTTTCAATCTCGAAAGGCTTTGGCTTTTTCGGGGTTGAAAAGAAGTGGTATACCGGCGACATACCTCCTCATACCAGATATTGGTACGAAAATGCTCCGAGCTCCGAGCGTCTGAAAACGCTTCAGGCGCTCGGATTGAGCGAAAAACCTCTCTTGGCTGGAGATGGCGTGCCACTCACGTGGACAGCATCTTGGGCCTTTTTgtggtttattttgttttcgggCCTGTTTTCCTGGCCCGAAGCGTTATCGGAGGCAATAGATACTGTTCATAGAAGGTATCTATTAGCTTCTTGTCCTGGGCCGGTTACCCCGGACCTGTATGCAGAGTCCTCTGGGATTGTTAATACATGGGGTTGCACTCTTATGCATTGGGCTGCTCGGATTTCACCGAGGCAGATATTGAAACGATTTTTCGTTTACGAGGCGCCTTGGATTGAGGACCTGATTGGTGTTTCTGATGGAACTGTAGCAAGTGCCAGGATgactttgattgaaaattttacataa